The following are from one region of the Phormidium sp. PBR-2020 genome:
- a CDS encoding MoxR family ATPase gives MTTPPLKYLGEPQYQPQANRQKRIFPYLPNRDLVEAVNLAIALERPLFLQGEPGCGKTLLAPAIAHEFGQRYLKKGQTWPYFRWNIKSTSTAKEGCYIYDALGKLRDAQLIGTPALDRFLNETEREQLVKRLSDPEGYLIPGAMGRALQHQEHRPILLIDEIDKADIDFPNDLLSVLEENYFTIDETQKRVPAEDDEAQKPIVIITSNQEQDLPEAFLRRCLFFYLPFPDKPHLTNIVKCHFPESEQEEIINKATDKFLEIRAQVPPYGKKPSTSELLDWLTVLIGQEDALAKIDEIAQNPAYAGILLKSKGEYDRLS, from the coding sequence ATGACTACTCCACCTCTCAAATACCTGGGAGAACCCCAGTACCAACCTCAAGCCAATCGCCAAAAACGGATCTTTCCCTATCTCCCTAACAGGGATTTAGTCGAAGCCGTCAACCTGGCTATTGCCCTAGAACGTCCCCTCTTTCTCCAGGGAGAACCCGGTTGTGGCAAGACTCTCCTCGCTCCTGCCATTGCCCATGAATTTGGACAACGCTATCTTAAGAAGGGGCAAACTTGGCCCTACTTCCGCTGGAACATTAAATCAACCTCTACCGCCAAAGAAGGCTGCTATATCTACGATGCCTTGGGTAAATTACGGGACGCTCAACTTATCGGAACTCCTGCCTTAGACCGCTTCCTGAATGAAACAGAACGAGAACAACTGGTTAAGCGTCTTTCTGACCCCGAAGGCTATCTTATTCCAGGGGCAATGGGTCGAGCCTTACAACATCAGGAACACCGTCCCATTCTTCTGATTGATGAAATTGACAAGGCAGATATTGACTTTCCTAATGACTTGCTCTCAGTTCTCGAAGAAAATTATTTTACGATTGATGAAACACAGAAGCGGGTTCCGGCTGAGGACGATGAAGCCCAAAAACCCATTGTGATTATTACCAGTAACCAAGAGCAAGACCTCCCCGAAGCATTTTTACGACGTTGTTTGTTCTTTTATTTGCCTTTCCCTGATAAACCTCATCTTACAAATATTGTCAAATGTCATTTCCCGGAGTCAGAACAGGAGGAGATTATCAATAAAGCAACTGATAAGTTTTTAGAGATTCGCGCCCAGGTTCCTCCCTATGGCAAGAAACCTAGCACCAGCGAACTTCTCGATTGGCTCACTGTTTTAATCGGGCAGGAAGATGCTTTAGCTAAAATCGATGAGATTGCCCAAAATCCCGCCTATGCAGGAATTTTGCTGAAATCAAAAGGAGAGTATGACCGTCTTTCTTAA
- a CDS encoding formylglycine-generating enzyme family protein, whose amino-acid sequence MDPEVRAVLLRELGQDSRFGEVRLQELAGFMTAYVTAKLPNNPRAIRDLGRDFDWLALACLRPDEASARLRQRLRDVVAQGRDEERQRWIELAQDQEDVLRELGLEPALLELQTSMADSSMDGMLGISATAEPFSPYDGFPPLEPFEFRQGYFEPVTASDEVDLEPFAFETVQLKKVESEVVTQSSQGQGWQFLESLFSAEMALTLEMVQIPGGTFLMGAAKGEAEARNSEFPQHEVTVSEFFLGKYPVTQAQWYAVATGLTEIGRDLKPYPSRFKGENLPVEQVSWHDAIEFCSRLSQATGRNYRLPSEAEWEYACRAGTTTAFSFGDIITTDVANYNSGSTYGQSPKGEYREQTTPVWSFPANGFGLYDMHGNVYEWCLDMWHDNYQGVMSSDGRPWLDEEATENRRLLRGGSWDVFPRNCRSANRSMYPPIARYYRFGFRVCCSMEGTL is encoded by the coding sequence ATGGACCCGGAGGTGCGGGCCGTCTTATTACGAGAGTTAGGGCAGGACAGCCGCTTTGGAGAAGTCCGACTTCAGGAGTTGGCCGGGTTTATGACCGCTTATGTGACGGCGAAGTTACCGAACAATCCCAGAGCAATTCGGGATTTGGGTAGAGATTTTGACTGGCTTGCCTTGGCTTGTCTACGTCCTGATGAAGCCTCAGCACGACTTCGTCAACGCCTACGCGATGTGGTGGCTCAGGGACGGGATGAGGAGCGACAGCGTTGGATTGAATTAGCTCAAGACCAGGAGGATGTCTTGCGGGAATTGGGATTGGAACCCGCCTTATTGGAACTTCAGACTTCCATGGCTGATAGTAGTATGGATGGAATGCTGGGAATATCAGCTACTGCTGAACCGTTTTCCCCCTATGACGGCTTTCCACCCCTGGAACCCTTTGAGTTTAGGCAAGGGTATTTTGAGCCAGTGACGGCATCTGATGAGGTTGACCTCGAACCCTTTGCCTTTGAAACCGTACAACTCAAAAAGGTTGAGTCAGAAGTGGTGACTCAGTCTTCTCAGGGTCAAGGGTGGCAGTTTCTGGAGTCTTTGTTTAGTGCCGAGATGGCGTTGACCCTAGAAATGGTGCAGATTCCCGGAGGGACATTTCTGATGGGAGCCGCCAAGGGTGAAGCAGAAGCTCGAAATAGTGAATTTCCTCAACATGAGGTGACAGTGTCCGAGTTTTTCCTAGGTAAATATCCCGTCACTCAGGCACAGTGGTACGCTGTTGCCACGGGACTAACCGAGATTGGGCGGGACTTAAAACCTTATCCCTCGCGGTTTAAAGGCGAGAACCTTCCTGTTGAACAGGTGAGTTGGCATGACGCAATCGAGTTTTGCTCGCGGCTGTCCCAAGCAACAGGACGGAACTATCGACTCCCCAGTGAAGCGGAATGGGAATATGCCTGCCGGGCCGGAACCACAACGGCCTTCTCCTTTGGGGATATCATCACCACTGACGTTGCGAACTATAATAGCGGCTCTACCTATGGTCAGAGTCCCAAAGGAGAATATCGTGAACAAACAACCCCTGTGTGGAGTTTTCCCGCTAATGGCTTTGGGCTGTACGATATGCACGGCAATGTTTATGAGTGGTGTTTAGATATGTGGCATGACAATTATCAGGGTGTTATGTCCAGCGATGGTCGTCCTTGGTTGGATGAGGAGGCTACAGAAAATCGGCGACTCCTGCGTGGTGGTTCTTGGGACGTCTTCCCTAGGAACTGCCGTTCTGCCAACCGCAGCATGTATCCCCCGATCGCTCGTTATTACCGCTTCGGTTTTCGGGTGTGTTGTTCCATGGAGGGGACTCTTTAA
- a CDS encoding formylglycine-generating enzyme family protein: MTSPALYRLRRRPRTAWQYYEELAEGVRLEMVQIPGGSFLMGAAEGEENADDAEYPQHPVTVDEFFLGKYPVTQAQWRAVATGLPKIEHDLDPDLSRFKGETRPVERVSWDEAVEFCRRLSQATGRDYRLPSEAQWEYACRAGSTTAFSFGDIITTDIANYDGNYTYGQSPKGKYRRQTTPVGSFPANGFGLYDMHGNVYEWCLDVWHNNYRGAPSDGHPWSDDRMTENLRLLRGGSWHHPPRNCRCADRSRNILDVRLDKYGVGFRVCCSVARTL; the protein is encoded by the coding sequence ATGACTTCACCTGCACTCTATCGCCTCCGTCGTCGTCCCCGAACCGCCTGGCAGTATTACGAAGAGTTGGCTGAGGGAGTGCGGCTAGAAATGGTGCAGATTCCTGGGGGAAGCTTCCTCATGGGAGCAGCGGAGGGTGAAGAAAACGCCGATGATGCTGAGTATCCCCAGCATCCGGTGACAGTTGACGAATTTTTCCTGGGCAAATATCCCGTGACTCAGGCGCAATGGCGCGCTGTTGCCACCGGACTGCCCAAGATTGAGCATGACCTAGACCCCGACCTATCACGGTTTAAGGGGGAAACTCGTCCTGTTGAACGAGTCAGTTGGGATGAGGCGGTGGAGTTTTGCCGACGCCTCTCCCAAGCAACGGGACGGGACTATCGACTGCCCAGTGAAGCGCAATGGGAATATGCCTGTCGTGCCGGAAGCACAACAGCCTTCTCTTTTGGGGATATTATCACCACTGACATAGCCAACTATGATGGCAATTACACCTATGGTCAAAGTCCCAAAGGAAAATATCGTAGACAAACAACCCCTGTGGGGAGTTTTCCCGCTAATGGCTTTGGGCTGTACGATATGCACGGCAATGTTTATGAGTGGTGTTTAGATGTGTGGCATAATAACTATCGGGGTGCGCCCAGCGATGGTCATCCCTGGTCGGATGATAGGATGACAGAAAATCTACGGCTCCTGCGTGGTGGTTCGTGGCACCATCCTCCTAGGAACTGTCGTTGTGCAGACCGCTCTAGGAATATCTTGGACGTTCGGCTCGACAAATACGGCGTCGGTTTTCGAGTGTGTTGTTCCGTGGCGCGGACTCTGTAG